tcAGCGTCATACTTTCGCTGGaaccttttccaattcaatcaaactttgttccaaTTACGgtagcttcttgatgtattgcatctataaaacctactaacatatattcttcacaaacatgttagtatcaatgactatgttatcattaatcactaaaattataatcataatccaataggatcattttcgctacatgcATGATCTTCACAGAGATTTGATTTCACCTGTATAGCTAGAAGGCACATCCGGCACGGCCACAATTTACCATTATTTTGGAGTTACTGCCCAAACCTCTCAGAAATAAGAATCCTTGGACTCATTGCTGGACTAGCTATGTGGCATACATCAACACAGACAAACTCTTTCCAAAGCTCTAGCTTTGAACAACAAATGATCACCTGAAATTTTAATCAGGTATACTGTACATTTCATTGTAATCAGGCAAGTAATAATGTGCTACTCTGGTTTATCGTGGACATCTAAGAAATGAGGTAACCATGTCCCAGGGATACGCAGGAACATTTTCTATCAAAACAAAGATCAGAGAGAGATTTACATCATGTACAGATGCCCTTTGAGATCTCGCAGTCCAGTTCTACAGCCTGAAATGTTAGTTTGATCAGTCAGCATGCAATGTATAAGGACAACTACAGCAAGCTAACTCTAGAAATCGGCTCAACAATGCCAATAAGTGCACTAGCAAAGGTAGATTATTACGTGAATATGTGTGGACGGTTTCGGGAGAGATGAGGGCGCTTCACCGGTGAGATTAACATATTCCGCAAGGCTGCAGAAGGATTGTTCGTGCTAGCTCCAAAGACAGGCCCAGCTGGTTTCCGGGGTCTAGCATCAACAGTAGGTGCTCCCAAGTGACCAGATCCCCCAGACATTTCAAATGTATCAGAGTTGGCGAGCCGCTGCCGTGGCGCTGCAGCCCACATCTCCTCTCTCCGCCCTGGAGTATCAGGGGTAAAAATCGAACCTGCAACGAGTAAATCAGCTGTATTTGTGGAGAGCTAATGAAGAGAAAGACATGTGATTCTTTTTTAGATAAGGACATGCAGTTAATAGATAATATAGACAGGATAGCTGATAGCTAAAGTGCTAAATTGTAAATCAAGATAGACAACGCAATAGGCTTGCAGTATGATACGTGCTTAGATTACCTTGCCTGGGATGGTTACTGCTATCAATCATATTAGGCATGCCTGTGAACAGGTCTGGCTGAGCTCTTGGGAAGAGGTTATTTGCAGGTTGGATGGCCGAACGTTTCAAAGAGTTGTACTCTGTCCTTAGTTTATCATACATCTCGTCAAGCTTCCTCTTCTGCCTGGAAAAGAAGGAACATTCTGTTGCTGGGCTCATGTGAGATAAAACAGATTCAGCTGTATTACACCAACCTGGATTTCTCTGcgaatttctcttgaagctctTGCTTATCCTTGGTGAGGTTTTCAATTTCCTGTTCCATCAACTGGCATTTTTTACCCATCTTTTGATATGCCGCATGCAGTTCTTCTAGCTTCTCTGTAAACTTTCCCTGCATCAGTTCAATCTTCTGTCTACATTGACCAACGACCTGGTTCATCTTGTACTGCATCTCCAGTTCCTTTTGTCCAATGTAAAACATGACGCTTCTGTATGCACTCTTCATGACTGGTTATCAACAAGTGAGGGAAACATCCTGGTGattatcaaaatattcaaaaataaaatcttttGACTCTATTTCTTTTCAGGCTGACAGTATTTGTTGCTTCAGTGTATTCCAGCAATGTATCTTAGGCTTGTGGCATTCCGCTAACCATAACATGGCAAAAAAACTTAATATATTTCTTAAGCTTAAATTAGTGGATAACCAGGAGGGTTATTATTCAGAAAACGGCTAAACAAGACAGATCCCACATTAAAATCTGGAATGGTCCAATAACAGTTATAAGGATACGTATTTGTGGAGGAATCCCAGCCATCGCCATCTGAAATGGGGCCCAATAGTCAGAAAACATGAATCACATGATAGAATCAGATTAACTTTGTATCTAGTATGTCAAGAGCCCACTTACATTTGTCCAATCATCACTTGGATCTACATCCACTGGTTTCATAAGGCTGAGTAAAAACAGGTCAGCAGTACTCAGATTATCTCATAAAACAGTAGAAACACAAAAAAAACAATAGGCCTATATAAAACATGCTCAGGACTAACTTAATAGTTTCATTATCTCACTAAAAGCACAACAATATGGTAAAATGGGAACGGAAAAAAGGTATTTACTAAATTTACTTGGATGCTCATTTTAATACATGATATGGGTAACGTAGTTTAAGAGGGGAACGGCTATAGTAAGTAGAAACAACCAAATGTTGGCCCTACTGCACATACTGACCTTTTTGAAAGCACTTGATCACATATTGGACATGCACCATCATTATTCAATATTTTCTTCGCATCCTCAGTACCTATGCAACAGGTTAACA
The sequence above is drawn from the Phragmites australis chromosome 10, lpPhrAust1.1, whole genome shotgun sequence genome and encodes:
- the LOC133930305 gene encoding E3 ubiquitin-protein ligase CCNB1IP1 homolog isoform X1 — translated: MKCNACWRELEGQAITTTCGHLLCTEDAKKILNNDGACPICDQVLSKSLMKPVDVDPSDDWTNMAMAGIPPQILMKSAYRSVMFYIGQKELEMQYKMNQVVGQCRQKIELMQGKFTEKLEELHAAYQKMGKKCQLMEQEIENLTKDKQELQEKFAEKSRQKRKLDEMYDKLRTEYNSLKRSAIQPANNLFPRAQPDLFTGMPNMIDSSNHPRQGSIFTPDTPGRREEMWAAAPRQRLANSDTFEMSGGSGHLGAPTVDARPRKPAGPVFGASTNNPSAALRNMLISPVKRPHLSRNRPHIFTL
- the LOC133930305 gene encoding E3 ubiquitin-protein ligase CCNB1IP1 homolog isoform X3 — translated: MKCNACWRELEGQAITTTCGHLLCTEDAKKILNNDGACPICDQVLSKSLMKPVDVDPSDDWTNMAMAGIPPQILMKSAYRSVMFYIGQKELEMQYKMNQVVGQCRQKIELMQGKFTEKLEELHAAYQKMGKKCQLMEQEIENLTKDKQELQEKFAEKSRQKRKLDEMYDKLRTEYNSLKRSAIQPANNLFPRAQPDLFTGMPNMIDSSNHPRQGRREEMWAAAPRQRLANSDTFEMSGGSGHLGAPTVDARPRKPAGPVFGASTNNPSAALRNMLISPVKRPHLSRNRPHIFTL
- the LOC133930305 gene encoding E3 ubiquitin-protein ligase CCNB1IP1 homolog isoform X4, with translation MKCNACWRELEGQAITTTCGHLLCTEDAKKILNNDGACPICDQVLSKSLMKPVDVDPSDDWTNMAMAGIPPQILMKSAYRSVMFYIGQKELEMQYKMNQVVGQCRQKIELMQGKFTEKLEELHAAYQKMGKKCQLMEQEIENLTKDKQELQEKFAEKSRQKRKLDEMYDKLRTEYNSLKRSAIQPANNLFPRAQPDLFTGMPNMIDSSNHPRQGRREEMWAAAPRQRLANSDTFEMSGGSGHLGAPTVDARPRKPAGPVFGASTNNPSAALRNMLISPVKRPHLSRNRPHIFT
- the LOC133930305 gene encoding E3 ubiquitin-protein ligase CCNB1IP1 homolog isoform X2, yielding MKCNACWRELEGQAITTTCGHLLCTEDAKKILNNDGACPICDQVLSKSLMKPVDVDPSDDWTNMAMAGIPPQILMKSAYRSVMFYIGQKELEMQYKMNQVVGQCRQKIELMQGKFTEKLEELHAAYQKMGKKCQLMEQEIENLTKDKQELQEKFAEKSRQKRKLDEMYDKLRTEYNSLKRSAIQPANNLFPRAQPDLFTGMPNMIDSSNHPRQGSIFTPDTPGRREEMWAAAPRQRLANSDTFEMSGGSGHLGAPTVDARPRKPAGPVFGASTNNPSAALRNMLISPVKRPHLSRNRPHIFT